A window from Pseudomonadales bacterium encodes these proteins:
- a CDS encoding uroporphyrinogen-III synthase: MNDANSLSGLTVALAESRELDLLARMVEERGGRVWRCPLVAIVDAPDEAAVQAWIGRMIAGEFDLFILFTGEGLRRLLAAAGRSQREAALIAALADTEILCRGPKPVRELRRLGLKPRHQASAPTTQGVIETLEQLDLHGRRVTLQLYGSDPNPPLIDHLAARGIVPVTVAPYAYAPKSDEMQVVTLIDALAQGGVDALLFTSQPQYRRLVEVAQRHDRGTQLAAGLERIKVGAIGPVMADLLHQQGVRVDFMPEARFFMKPLVSSLVRHTEGGEPA, from the coding sequence ATGAACGATGCAAACAGCCTGAGCGGCCTGACCGTCGCCCTTGCCGAGAGCCGTGAACTCGACCTGCTGGCGCGGATGGTCGAGGAGCGTGGTGGCCGGGTATGGCGCTGTCCGCTGGTGGCGATCGTCGATGCGCCGGACGAAGCGGCGGTGCAGGCGTGGATCGGACGGATGATCGCCGGCGAGTTCGACCTGTTCATTCTGTTCACCGGCGAGGGGTTGCGCCGCCTGCTGGCGGCGGCCGGGCGCAGTCAGCGCGAGGCGGCACTGATTGCCGCCCTGGCCGACACCGAGATCCTCTGCCGCGGCCCCAAGCCAGTGCGCGAGCTGCGCAGGCTCGGGCTGAAGCCACGGCATCAGGCCAGCGCGCCGACCACCCAGGGGGTGATCGAGACCCTCGAACAGCTCGACCTGCATGGGCGCCGGGTCACCCTGCAGCTCTATGGCAGCGACCCCAACCCACCGCTGATCGACCATCTGGCCGCACGCGGCATCGTGCCGGTCACGGTGGCGCCCTACGCCTATGCACCAAAGAGCGACGAGATGCAGGTGGTGACACTCATCGACGCGCTGGCGCAGGGTGGCGTCGATGCGCTGCTGTTCACCAGCCAGCCGCAGTATCGCCGCCTGGTCGAGGTGGCACAGCGCCACGACCGCGGTACACAGTTGGCAGCTGGACTGGAGCGAATCAAGGTGGGAGCGATCGGGCCGGTGATGGCCGATCTGCTGCATCAACAGGGGGTGCGGGTCGACTTCATGCCCGAGGCGCGCTTCTTCATGAAGCCGCTGGTGAGCAGTCTGGTTCGCCACACCGAGGGCGGCGAGCCGGCCTGA